actttaaggttatagttttgtgaaaaaaacaatgtttttttaaagatgtgtggctataaaaatagccgttgttttctgagtgtagcggtttacttcttctgtcctttgtcgttcttctttgggagtaagacagcttgaatgtttggcaaaacaccaccagctgcaatggttacaccgctcaaaagtttgtttaattcttcatcattacgaacagccaattgtaaatgtcttggaataatcctagcttttttgttgtctcttgctgcgttaccagccaactccaatatctcagcagataaatattccaagacggctgctaagtaaactggtgctccagatccaattcggttagcatagtgccctctacgaaggaatctatgcactctaccgactggaaattgaagtccagctcttgaggatcttgtcttggctttagccttagcttttccaccttttccacgtccagacataactgcgatttgatttgtaagttaatacaaaaacgtacgaatatttaacgtaagtgttaacgaaataaactttactcgttttttcatcataaaaataggatcgaaatcatgtttttttaaccaatcataattaagtattaaacaaaagattttttttttaaccaattaaattgcgtatcggcgttttcggatcgaattcgatccgatttttttacttataaacaaaaagttttgacttgcagtttaatgcttatttacaagttaagtagcaaaaatttttaaccatgtctgacgcagcagctaaaggaggaaaacaggcacctaaagtagccaagaaaggtgaaaaaagagccggcaaaaaaggaggaaagattggtggaactggtgaaaagaaacgcaagagaaagagaaaggaaagttatgctatttacatctacaatgttttgaaacaagttcacccagatgtcggagtttcaagcaaagctatgagcatcatgaactcatttgtcaacgacatctttgagcgcattgcttccgaagcttcgcgtttggctcttcaaaacaaaaagtcgaccatctcttctcgtgaaattcaaaccgcagtacgtcttctcttgcctggagaacttgcaaaacacgcagtcagtgaaggaacaaaagccgtcacaaaatacacaagcagcaagtaaaccaacgtctaccaaacacaaacggtcttttttaagaccacacatctttaaaaaaacatttacttggcgtcactacaagttaaccgaagttaataaaacttctaaataatgtgcttaagaacactagcctacatttaaaatacttccccatgtgtgtgtggattagcttcacttttcatacgtattattagctgtacttgcagaaaagacaagtacattgatccatgttattgcttacatttaacttaacccagcttttcacggaaacactcccaggcaaattaaccctacaaagtatttctaaattttttttgtgtcatatatgacatagtatcgtatagcaataaatgtaactgtgacaagactttacacattgtgtaatttggaagcgtgcacaaagtaatgttttaaaagatttgtggctataaaaatagccgtttttgttgagcaatgacaacgcttaacctccgaatccgtaaagagttcttccttgacgttttaaggcataaacaacatccatagcggtaacggtcttgcgtttagcgtgctctgtgtaggttacagcatcacgaataacattctctaagaaaaccttcagtacacctctggtttcctcatagataaggccagagatacgtttgacaccacctcgtcgagcaagacgccgaatagcaggttttgtgattccctgaatgttatcacgaagaatttttcggtgacgtttagcacctccttttcccaatcctttacctccttttccgcgtccagacatattgatatagttgcgtacagaacgagtacaaaaacaacgtttgagttaacagaattcagacagctttaaaaagaggccataaaattacctactgctcgtggaaacaccctaattaaccaatagagttgcgtcattacaaaatgttccgaacattttgtacatttttttaagtaaaactgtagtttttttaaaaattcgtggtcttaatgtttcagtaaggcaataaatttggcatcgttggaattcgccaaaccttctgctacttactaaaaaaaaaaaaagtcaaaagcttttgtgtatcagaagatacagccgttttcccgtagccaaaaaacacagattttataaaaatgttaaagtaatgagcgtaatgtcattatgcagccaatcagaaattactttcttagcaccaatcaaatggtttgttttgaaccttagctgtcaatcaatatgagaaataaaactttggcgcgatagtgcattttagaccgtcttgtgtatccgtactacatcgacttcttaaaatatggctcgtacaaagcaaactgcacgtaaatctactggaggaaaggctccacgaaaacaactcgccactaaagctgcgaggaaaagcgcaccagctactggaggagtgaaaaaaccacatcgttacagacctggtacagttgctctcagagaaatcagaagataccagaagtcaaccgagctcttgatccgcaagttgcctttccagcgtcttgtgcgagaaattgctcaggacttcaaaacagatctgcgattccagagcacagccgttatggctctgcaagaggcttctgaagcgtaccttgttggcttgttcgaggatactaacttgtgtgccattcacgcaaaacgagttacaatcatgcctaaagacatccagttggcaagaagaattcgtggggaacgtgcctaagcatcttaccaaacaaaaaacggctatttttatagccacacatccataaaaaatattacggctagctttttatatcaaactttgtcctgctttctgtttaaattttatgctacataaaaattttatgctacataaagtttgacaatgttaaaaatatgaagggcaagaaaagtaaaagcaagaaaataagaaatttaaaaacgaaaatacttaaacttagggaatctaatcttaaatttactcttttttaactgtttaagtgacttaaacaagtttaactttgtaccaagataatgtttttttgtaaatgtgtggctataaaaatagccgtttgttaatgtaatagccagatacacacaaattatttttttgcggtcttctttgctgcctttttgggagtctttttgaccttctttgctgcaggttttttagcaacaggcttctttgtgggtttcttagctgctggtttcttagccgaggctttctttgtggcaggcttctttgctgctttctttggcgtgctcttctttgctggcttcttttttggtgtacttttctttgcagtaggcttctttgccgttggcttttttgctgcggcctttttcttaggtttttctttttttacctgacctagcttgaatgatccagaagcaccagtgcctttagtttgaatcaaatcgcctgatgttactcctcgtttaagagccattttcagatgatgatctgagttttcagcaactttgtaatttgcatgaatatattttgtaatagcttggcgagatgaaccaccgcgttcctttagggtagcgatagcagccttgatcatgtccacatatttagggtgatcagctgtcttctttgcagcaggtttcttcttgggtgcgattttctttggagaagctgcttcactcatttttaatgttttcttacaacaatccaacgataaacgatgcttgttatcacagtagaagtatactaaacattaccgtgttaatgagatataatttaagacggtgcgaagtatgcggacgtaaaagtaccactcccgggaattgatttggcgcgaaaacagaaatgtgtgtttctgtacatcgtataatgtccgttttgggtgccgcgactatgcgaaagcatgttaatttttatttgtagtacgacgcaatagtctgcaagagaagctgctggagtttgaggtcttcagcattacatctagtctgttaatttgggcttcttccgcgctcgtgttaggattttcataaagcgttctttggtttgcgttgcgtatgtcggcctacatcatcgacacggcctgtttccggctattaggagcaattcatatattgggcactgcgtttcgacttttttattagaccacagtaaaaaaattcactcacagaagtccctttctttcatggctacaaacacgaagaattctgtcgtaagtaaaacgaatgcgcaagccaaaatgacgatggggcgaagtcataagcatggccctgtggcccaatggataaggcatctgactacgaatcaggggattccaggttcgactcctggcagggtcgcactgtcgcatttcggctgcatggtctactgtgtaacgcgcgcgcacgttctggcgtaatgcgttgataaacggaatgtacgcagacatattggaaagtaatatcacgcacttagtatcgtcgcctttgttagcattcatgtaagttaccatccactcgctacagtcgctctccatcctacggctaaatcaacagccgtgatttttactatgtcgccgtccatccgtacgcggtgacagttgtaagctttacagtaacgtgacatgctccacaagcagttacggtgtgtggacgatgcctatcatggcaacgcttgttctttatcgcttctcggcctaatggctaagatcaagtgtagtatctgttcttatcagtttaatatctggtaggccattctctgaatggtcagtatattaatctgatttttggccttgggtcatggaggtggattcattcacgccgtgaccacgggttgccttggtgttgcactattaccgatggcggcccacataagcaataaaagaataatagcagtcctctttccgacggcactctgcatagtctacggcgggaacaaaacgcgtacactgggggagaatacagcctatgccccgcgacacggcagtttataacacactcaagccacaagcattaacaaactttgaagggtaccctcatgctacggtgcagttccaactcatacttacctgacggggaagtaaagactgatcaatgagggttttcttccagagtgaggctcttgcattgcactacgcttgggctgacctctgcgattactgcaaacgtcagtaactcgaccgtacaatttctggtagtgggggcctgcgtccgcgctcgccccctccttaagtcaaaatgaatgagcttagaaaagttgcgcggccaaatgtcggtggtgacttaaacgctaaggtaaaacctcgcttggctgttacgaaacgtgattgcgatataagtcctcggaaggcggcggaattttattttatttgccattccgtcagggttattggatgatcggcaatagatcgagtttgtatgcatttgaaagctcttttttctcgtactatcacctgaaaatgtcgtaggaaaatgtcataggaaacactttcaacaaccgccacgttccttaattgttataacaagaaatatatcacagcaaatgaaaatgaaaagcctacgacaccgggagttcccaggcggtcccccatccaagtactatcccggcccgacgatgcttaacttccgtgatcagacgagaacgggtgtgttcatcgtggtatggccgtagacattagtaggtgcaaatacgtgcaatttattttgacgttgtgatcaaatttttttatttaatttctttgagttacttaggacaaggcgtatgcatggattatctattagactttaaggttatagttttgtgaaaaaaacaatgtttttttaaagatgtgtggctataaaaatagccgttgttttctgagtgtagcggtttacttcttctgtcctttgtcgttcttctttgggagtaagacagcttgaatgtttggcaaaacaccaccagctgcaatggttacaccgctcaaaagtttgtttaattcttcatcattacgaacagccaattgtaaatgtcttggaataatcctagcttttttgttgtctcttgctgcgttaccagccaactccaatatctcagcagataaatattccaagacggctgctaagtaaactggtgctccagatccaattcggttagcatagtgccctctacgaaggaatctatgcactctaccgactggaaattgaagtccagctcttgaggatcttgtcttggctttagccttagcttttccaccttttccacgtccagacataactgcgatttgatttgtaagttaatacaaaaacgtacgaatatttaacgtaagtgttaacgaaataaactttactcgttttttcatcataaaaataggatcgaaatcatgtttttttaaccaatcataattaagtattaaacaaaagattttttttttaaccaattaaattgcgtatcggcgttttcggatcgaattcgatccgatttttttacttataaacaaaaagttttgacttgcagtttaatgcttatttacaagttaagtagcaaaaatttttaaccatgtctgacgcagcagctaaaggaggaaaacaggcacctaaagtagccaagaaaggtgaaaaaagagccggcaaaaaaggaggaaagattggtggaactggtgaaaagaaacgcaagagaaagagaaaggaaagttatgctatttacatctacaatgttttgaaacaagttcacccagatgtcggagtttcaagcaaagctatgagcatcatgaactcatttgtcaacgacatctttgagcgcattgcttccgaagcttcgcgtttggctcttcaaaacaaaaagtcgaccatctcttctcgtgaaattcaaaccgcagtacgtcttctcttgcctggagaacttgcaaaacacgcagtcagtgaaggaacaaaagccgtcacaaaatacacaagcagcaagtaaaccaacgtctaccaaacacaaacggtcttttttaagaccacacatctttaaaaaaacatttacttggcgtcactacaagttaaccgaagttaataaaacttctaaataatgtgcttaagaacactagcctacatttaaaatacttccccatgtgtgtgtggattagcttcacttttcatacgtattattagctgtacttgcagaaaagacaagtacattgatccatgttattgcttacatttaacttaacccagcttttcacggaaacactcccaggcaaattaaccctacaaagtatttctaaattttttttgtgtcatatatgacatagtatcgtatagcaataaatgtaactgtgacaagactttacacattgtgtaatttggaagcgtgcacaaagtaatgttttaaaagatttgtggctataaaaatagccgtttttgttgagcaatgacaacgcttaacctccgaatccgtaaagagttcttccttgacgttttaaggcataaacaacatccatagcggtaacggtcttgcgtttagcgtgctctgtgtaggttacagcatcacgaataacattctctaagaaaaccttcagtacacctctggtttcctcatagataaggccagagatacgtttgacaccacctcgtcgagcaagacgccgaatagcaggttttgtgattccctgaatgttatcacgaagaatttttcggtgacgtttagcacctccttttcccaatcctttacctccttttccgcgtccagacatattgatatagttgcgtacagaacgagtacaaaaacaacgtttgagttaacagaattcagacagctttaaaaagaggccataaaattacctactgctcgtggaaacaccctaattaaccaatagagttgcgtcattacaaaatgttccgaacattttgtacatttttttaagtaaaactgtagtttttttaaaaattcgtggtcttaatgtttcagtaaggcaataaatttggcatcgttggaattcgccaaaccttctgctacttactaaaaaaaaaaaaagtcaaaagcttttgtgtatcagaagatacagccgttttcccgtagccaaaaaacacagattttataaaaatgttaaagtaatgagcgtaatgtcattatgcagccaatcagaaattactttcttagcaccaatcaaatggtttgttttgaaccttagctgtcaatcaatatgagaaataaaactttggcgcgatagtgcattttagaccgtcttgtgtatccgtactacatcgacttcttaaaatatggctcgtacaaagcaaactgcgcgtaaatctactggaggaaaggctccacgaaaacaactcgccactaaagctgcgaggaaaagcgcaccagctactggaggagtgaaaaaaccacatcgttacagacctggtacagttgctctcagagaaatcagaagataccagaagtcaaccgagctcttgatccgcaagttgcctttccagcgtcttgtgcgagaaattgctcaggacttcaaaacagatctgcgattccagagcacagccgttatggctctgcaagaggcttctgaagcgtaccttgttggcttgttcgaggatactaacttgtgtgccattcacgcaaaacgagttacaatcatgcctaaagacatccagttggcaagaagaattcgtggggaacgtgcctaagcatcttaccaaacaaaaaacggctatttttatagccacacatccataaaaaatattacggctagctttttatatcaaactttgtcctgctttctgtttaaattttatgctacataaaaattttatgctacataaagtttgacaatgttaaaaatatgaagggcaagaaaagtaaaagcaagaaaataagaaatttaaaaacgaaaatacttaaacttagggaatctaatcttaaatttactcttttttaactgtttaagtgacttaaacaagtttaactttgtaccaagataatgtttttttgtaaatgtgtggctataaaaatagccgtttgttaatgtaatagccagatacacacaaattatttttttgcggtcttctttgctgcctttttgggagtctttttgaccttctttgctgcaggttttttagcaacaggcttctttgtgggtttcttagctgctggtttcttagccgaggctttctttgtggcaggcttctttgctgctttctttggcgtgctcttctttgctggcttcttttttggtgtacttttctttgcagtaggcttctttgccgttggcttttttgctgcggcctttttcttaggtttttctttttttacctgacctagcttgaatgatccagaagcaccagtgcctttagtttgaatcaaatcgcctgatgttactcctcgtttaagagccattttcagatgatgatctgagttttcagcaactttgtaatttgcatgaatatattttgtaatagcttggcgagatgaaccaccgcgttcctttagggtagcgatagcagccttgatcatgtccacatatttagggtgatcagctgtcttctttgcagcaggtttcttcttgggtgcgattttctttggagaagctgcttcactcatttttaatgttttcttacaacaatccaacgataaacgatgcttgttatcacagtagaagtatactaaacattaccgtgtaaatgagatataatttaagacggtgcgaagtatgcggacgtaaaagtaccactcccgggaattgatttggcgcgaaaacagaaatgtgtgtttctgtacatcgtataatgtccgttttgggtgccgcgactatgcgaaagcatgttaatttttatttgtagtacgacgcaatagtctgcaagagaagctgctggagtttgaggtcttcagcattacatctagtctgttaatttgggcttcttccgcgctcgtgttaggattttcataaagcgttctttggtttgcgttgcgtatgtcggcctacatcatcgacacggcctgtttccggctattaggagcaattcatatattgggcactgcgtttcgacttttttattagaccacagtaaaaaaattcactcacagaagtccctttctttcatggctacaaacacgaagaattctgtcgtaagtaaaacgaatgcgcaagccaaaatgacgatggggcgaagtcataagcatggccctgtggcccaatggataaggcatctgactacgaatcaggggattccaggttcgac
This is a stretch of genomic DNA from Hydractinia symbiolongicarpus strain clone_291-10 chromosome 9, HSymV2.1, whole genome shotgun sequence. It encodes these proteins:
- the LOC130657125 gene encoding histone H1-delta-like: MSEAASPKKIAPKKKPAAKKTADHPKYVDMIKAAIATLKERGGSSRQAITKYIHANYKVAENSDHHLKMALKRGVTSGDLIQTKGTGASGSFKLGQVKKEKPKKKAAAKKPTAKKPTAKKSTPKKKPAKKSTPKKAAKKPATKKASAKKPAAKKPTKKPVAKKPAAKKVKKTPKKAAKKTAKK